One part of the Microbulbifer sp. THAF38 genome encodes these proteins:
- a CDS encoding IS30 family transposase codes for MGTRTSQLTLKERYQIEVLNGQNYSARAIGLRLNRSNKTISRELGRYSPYCAESAHRQALQRRHGAIKHTKLDFAMQVQIDHQLKNASPEQIAGRMQLERCAKTVSCSTIYRWASRLNWRSRLPRKAKPYQKRAGSEAGVKLIPERIDIDQRPAIVDENTEIGHWEGDTVYGQDGYLVTLVERVSKLLLTRRVPNKSKKTVSRAIKQMLKPYQAICKTITFDNGGEFAGHQSIAQKLGCRIYFAKPYHSWERGLNENTNGLLRRFFPKGVEIGKIPKSRIDDAVFRINTRPRKVLNYLSPLEFLVGKRVSLMLAI; via the coding sequence ATGGGAACCCGTACCAGCCAGCTGACCTTGAAAGAACGATACCAGATTGAGGTCCTTAATGGGCAGAACTATTCAGCCCGAGCCATTGGACTACGCCTCAATAGATCCAATAAGACCATCTCTCGTGAGCTTGGTCGTTACAGCCCTTACTGTGCCGAGAGTGCCCACCGTCAGGCACTGCAACGACGGCACGGAGCTATTAAACATACCAAGCTCGACTTTGCCATGCAGGTACAAATCGACCACCAGCTAAAAAATGCAAGTCCTGAACAAATCGCTGGGCGAATGCAGCTTGAGAGGTGTGCGAAAACGGTTAGTTGTTCAACAATTTACCGCTGGGCCAGTCGACTTAACTGGAGGTCACGTCTGCCAAGGAAAGCCAAACCTTATCAGAAACGGGCAGGTTCCGAGGCAGGCGTAAAGCTTATTCCAGAGCGCATAGATATTGATCAAAGACCTGCGATTGTCGATGAAAACACTGAGATCGGTCACTGGGAAGGCGATACAGTTTATGGTCAAGATGGCTATCTGGTGACACTGGTTGAACGAGTTTCCAAATTATTGCTCACTCGCAGAGTCCCAAATAAGAGCAAGAAAACAGTGAGTCGGGCGATCAAGCAGATGTTGAAGCCATATCAGGCCATCTGTAAAACGATCACCTTCGATAATGGAGGAGAATTTGCAGGTCATCAATCGATTGCGCAGAAGCTAGGATGCAGAATATATTTTGCGAAACCTTACCACTCCTGGGAGCGTGGGCTGAACGAAAACACTAATGGTCTCTTGAGGCGCTTCTTCCCGAAAGGAGTGGAAATAGGCAAGATACCAAAAAGCCGTATTGATGATGCAGTGTTTCGAATCAATACTCGCCCCAGGAAGGTGTTAAATTACTTGAGCCCACTGGAATTTTTGGTGGGTAAACGTGTGTCACTTATGTTGGCAATCTAG
- a CDS encoding response regulator transcription factor, whose protein sequence is MLRVMVVDDQALVRRGFALILDNEPDIEVVAEAGTGIEAVEAARAHQPDIILMDIRMPEMDGLEATARILEASDATCRVIILTTFDPDEYVFRALRAGASGFVLKDIPPEALVQAVRTVAEGGAMLAPGITQRLISQFAQKLGAGRNLSERLERLTTREREVLEAIAAGKSNAEIAEALFIGPATVKTHVSSLLSKLGLRDRAQAVVFAYECGLATVGERDVGF, encoded by the coding sequence ATGTTGCGAGTGATGGTGGTGGACGACCAGGCTTTGGTGCGACGCGGCTTTGCCCTAATCTTGGATAACGAGCCCGATATTGAAGTGGTCGCAGAGGCCGGTACCGGCATCGAGGCAGTTGAAGCCGCACGAGCGCATCAACCGGATATCATCCTGATGGATATCCGCATGCCGGAGATGGACGGGCTGGAAGCCACAGCGCGTATCCTGGAAGCTAGTGATGCAACTTGCCGCGTTATTATTTTGACCACGTTCGATCCCGATGAATATGTGTTTCGCGCGCTGCGAGCTGGAGCCAGTGGCTTTGTGCTTAAGGATATTCCCCCTGAGGCACTGGTACAGGCAGTACGCACCGTAGCAGAGGGCGGTGCCATGCTTGCACCGGGCATCACTCAACGCCTGATCAGCCAGTTCGCACAGAAATTGGGGGCAGGGCGCAACTTGTCAGAACGCCTGGAGCGCCTCACTACTCGCGAGCGTGAAGTACTGGAGGCCATCGCCGCCGGCAAGAGTAATGCCGAGATTGCCGAAGCCCTGTTTATTGGACCCGCCACCGTGAAAACCCACGTTTCCAGCTTGCTTTCCAAACTCGGGCTGCGTGATCGCGCACAGGCGGTCGTGTTCGCTTACGAATGTGGTCTGGCCACTGTGGGGGAGCGCGATGTCGGATTCTAG
- a CDS encoding sensor histidine kinase: protein MKTSSLSTPTSNPPNASLELPKLPVWQPFRGPFERWPHLTDLLIALLMFLLTLLLWSRGGSREVLALQNLWDVIAFQCAFIGSFALLWRRTHPWQVQAVILGATILLELGLPADGIVAMAVSLYSLGRYEANTRASFIVAIATLVFVAFDKGIPVQPTAAGTVTVMLVWALWYIGRRLRFRGEYLRLLEERAKYLERERNAESERAVVAERTRIAREMHDVVAHQVSLMTVQAGAARAISRNNPQAASEAMASVEAAGRQAMTEMRHLLGVLRPTSDDTALTPQPDLNDLPALIEKVRQVLTEVDYETHGTLKNVPTSIALATYRIVQESLTNVIKHVGAAARVEVNVRAEHGSLTVHVRDDGNTTGERPMVETTSDEQPGGGHGIAGMRERAELLGGYLYAGAVDSGGFEVYAQLPTGMVKR from the coding sequence ATGAAAACCTCGTCCCTAAGTACACCTACGTCGAATCCGCCCAACGCCAGCCTGGAATTACCCAAGCTTCCTGTATGGCAGCCCTTTCGCGGGCCCTTCGAGCGCTGGCCGCACCTGACCGACCTGCTCATTGCTCTGCTCATGTTCTTGCTGACGCTGCTGTTGTGGTCGCGCGGCGGTTCGCGTGAGGTGTTGGCCCTGCAGAACCTGTGGGATGTCATTGCTTTCCAGTGTGCGTTCATCGGCTCCTTCGCTCTGTTGTGGCGTCGCACACACCCCTGGCAGGTACAGGCCGTTATTCTCGGCGCAACAATATTGCTGGAGCTGGGTTTACCGGCGGATGGCATCGTTGCCATGGCGGTTTCGCTGTATAGCCTTGGCCGCTACGAGGCCAATACCCGGGCCAGCTTTATTGTGGCCATCGCAACTCTGGTATTTGTGGCGTTTGACAAGGGGATTCCGGTTCAGCCAACGGCGGCAGGCACGGTAACGGTGATGCTGGTATGGGCGTTGTGGTATATCGGTCGCCGGCTGCGTTTTCGCGGCGAATATCTCCGCTTGCTGGAAGAGAGGGCTAAATATTTAGAGCGCGAACGCAATGCCGAATCCGAGCGCGCGGTAGTGGCCGAGCGCACTCGAATCGCCCGCGAGATGCATGATGTGGTGGCGCACCAGGTGAGCCTTATGACTGTACAGGCTGGTGCCGCCAGGGCCATCAGCCGCAATAACCCGCAAGCCGCCAGTGAGGCCATGGCTTCTGTGGAGGCTGCAGGCCGTCAGGCCATGACAGAAATGCGCCATTTGCTCGGCGTACTGCGCCCCACCAGTGACGACACTGCACTCACCCCGCAACCGGACCTCAATGATTTGCCAGCTCTGATTGAAAAGGTCCGGCAAGTGTTAACCGAGGTCGACTACGAAACCCACGGCACGCTGAAGAATGTACCGACTAGCATCGCGCTCGCCACCTATCGCATCGTTCAGGAATCCCTCACTAATGTCATAAAGCATGTTGGTGCCGCAGCGCGGGTGGAAGTGAATGTACGCGCAGAGCATGGCTCTCTTACGGTTCATGTGCGCGATGACGGCAACACCACTGGTGAGCGGCCCATGGTGGAAACAACTAGTGACGAGCAGCCCGGCGGTGGACACGGCATTGCAGGCATGCGCGAGCGCGCGGAGCTACTCGGTGGCTATCTGTATGCGGGTGCGGTCGATAGTGGTGGTTTTGAGGTATATGCACAACTACCTACAGGAATGGTGAAAAGATAA